The following nucleotide sequence is from Cryptosporangium aurantiacum.
CGCCGACCTCGATGCCCAGATGCGCGCGGACGAGATGCTGCTCGCCGCGACGCTCGCCGCCCGAAATCAAATCGCCGGATGAACCGGGAAGGCGCTCCCGACTGCAGGTGCGGTCAGGTGTGTTCGAGGACGTTCTCGGCGACGCGGTGGATGATATGGGTGATCAGGACGGTGAGATCCGCGCAGTAAACGGATGGATTGCGATATCCGACTCCAGTTTTGTACCGGTGCGCGTAGAGCCCACCACCGCAGATATCGCGGAGGGGACAGGCATTGCAGGTCTCGCAGAGCGCGGCTGCGCCGATCTGGCGGGCGACGACACCGGGATGTAGCAGCAGGCTGTCGAGCGGATCGCGGGAGACGTGGTGGCCGGTGCTTGCGGCTCCGTTGAAGGCCGACTTGAGTTGATGGCAGAAGTCGACGGAGCCGTTGGTATCGATCGTGAGCGATTGAAAGGGAGCCAGCCCCACTGACTCCACTAGAGGCTGTCCACCCAGCACGAGACGGATGATCGCGTCGAACAAGCGAACCGTTATTGGCTGTGCTGGGGCGTCGTACCAGCGATCAAAAATCGGAATCAGCCAGTCGGCGTATGGGGTGGCACCTGAATTGCCGCCCCAGGCCGGCGGTGGCTGGCTCCAGTTGCCGTGTGGCAGCAGGAAGTCCAGCATGGGCGGCTGGTGGGCGATCAGCGCGTCATAGACCTCGATTGGATCGTTCGCCACGTCGACCGTGCACAGCATGCCGGCAAACAGGTCGCGATACTCCGGAGTGCGCAGCGCGTCGAGGCCACGGACGACCGAATCGTAGCTGCCGCGTCCGTTGGCGTACTTCCGGTGCCGGTCGTGCGCCCCTTGGTCTCCATCCAGGCTGACGTAGGCGCGAATCCCGCAGTCCCGCATCAGCCGCAGGTTGTCGCAGTTCAGCAGCACCGCGTTCGTGGTCATGCGAACGTCGAGTTCGATGCCGGGCGGGGTCTCGGCGCGGAACCGGGCGGTGAGGTAGGTGATCAGTTCGGGGCCGGCCATGAGCGGTTCCCCGCCGTGTAGCACAACCTTCGCGACGCGAATATCGTCGGCGTGCATCCGCAGGTGTTCGCCGAACCGGATGGCCGCCTGGTCCACTGTGGTCTTCGACATGGTTGCCGGGTTTGCCTGCCAGCTGTCGTCCGCCATCTCGTAGACGTAGCAGTAATCGCACGACAGGTTGCACCTGCTGTGAACTTTGAGAACGAACTCGATAAACGGCCGGGGCTGCCACTGGGGATCGGCCAGCGCGGCATCGACGACGTCCTTGGCCGGCCACTCGGGACACTTGGCGCCTGCTGATGTGATCGACTCCAACCTCACCAGAGGAAGCTCTTTCACTTCGGCCACCTTTGCGTAGTCCTCGTTTGCCCTGAACCTTGGCTCGCGTTGGATGGCTGCGTGGTGTCAATGGCCAGTCACCACGCAGCCAGAACCAGTTCTGTTCTGAAGCCGGATGACTACTCAATCGTCGGATCAGTTTGCGAACGAACCCGCCAGTGTCACGCCGCTATCGTGACTGTTGACGCTTCCCACGATCGCATCGAGGGCGCTAGAGCCCGTGCCAGTCGCAGCGGTAAGCGCGGCCGCCGCAGCGGCTGTGGCGGCAGCAAGCGCTGCCGCCCGACGCAGAGAGTCCAGATTAGAGCTTTGTCGCACGTGGATGCTCCTTCTCGCCGAATTGGGTTAGGTCGAGAGCTTGCGATGTGCGTACGTCGAACCTGATAGGTAGCTGCCGCAATGCGATGGTCTAGTGCGGTGTTGCCTACCGCAGCCGAATGCTTGCCTCTTGCGTGCCGTGGCCGATTCTGCGTGCCTTAGCCCTGGCCGCATCGTCGACGTTCCGGTAATCGCTCCGACGCTCTCAATGCCGTGCACATCAAGTCCAGATCGGAACCGGCGTGTCAAGGGTCATGCCGCATTTGACCTTGTCCCGAGAATCGCTCACCGTGTGTCGGCTGACGAGCGATATACCTGCGCACCAGTAAACAATGACCGGATGCGAGCGTGTCGGGCTCACAGATCTCGCCGCCGGCTCACCAAGCCGAGCCCATGAGCGCCCAGCGCAAACGGGCTCGCAGACGCCACCTGGCCACCTGGAATCTGAGCTGTTGAAGACCCCCGGTATCGGCGCCCACCTTCATCTCGATCCGCAGGGCCGCCTCCGTATTCCCCTCGACGGCAACTGCTGGCACGCGGGTTAGCGCAGCACGTCGGCTACCTTCTCAAGGCCGTCCCGGATCAGCCGCCCATAGTCATCGTCACCCAGCGCGCCGATCGTGTCGCGCGCCTGCTGAAGATGCTGACGAGCACGATCGAGATCGCCCAGCTTCCGATAGCACTCGCACAAGCTCAGGTGTAGCGACGGGTACAAGCCTGCGACCGACAGCGACACCCCGGCCTCTGCCAGGCGCGCATCGGTGAGCAGTTCGACTGCTTCCAACGCTCGCTGATCCCACAGAAGTTCTTCACGCACGTCATCCTGCGCATCAGCCATGGTGTGCGCGAGTGTGCACCGCTGGAGCGGATCCCCGCGCTCACGGCCGATCTCGTCCCAGAGCTCGCCGAGAAGACGACGTGCCGTCTCCCGCTCGCCCTGGTGATTGAGCTGCGCCGCGTCGCCGATTCGGAGGAGCGTTGGATCCGTGATCACACAGGCACCTTCCGCCGAGGCGCGCCCGTCGTGCGGAGCGAACCTGGCCGTACTTCAGCGCATCCAGAGCGCTTCGTCAACGTTTCAACTGCCGCGGACGCGGGTCGCTGGGCCAGCCGCTGTCGTCGCGTCCCCATGCTTCGCGCCCTGGACCGGCGCCCACCGGTCGGCTCCGCTCGGCGCGAGTCGGATACCTGTCGTAGGCGCGATTTGCGCCACTACGACCGCCGACAATTCCGGGCAGGACGGGCGGCCGGTGTCCGCCAGACCGAGGGAGGGCGTCGCCGTTGACCTTTCCTATCGACAACAGCCGCGTTCGGCCCCATCAAGCCTGGTACGCCGTCGCCGGGGTCGTCTTCGCGGTCAG
It contains:
- a CDS encoding FxsB family cyclophane-forming radical SAM/SPASM peptide maturase, which produces MAEVKELPLVRLESITSAGAKCPEWPAKDVVDAALADPQWQPRPFIEFVLKVHSRCNLSCDYCYVYEMADDSWQANPATMSKTTVDQAAIRFGEHLRMHADDIRVAKVVLHGGEPLMAGPELITYLTARFRAETPPGIELDVRMTTNAVLLNCDNLRLMRDCGIRAYVSLDGDQGAHDRHRKYANGRGSYDSVVRGLDALRTPEYRDLFAGMLCTVDVANDPIEVYDALIAHQPPMLDFLLPHGNWSQPPPAWGGNSGATPYADWLIPIFDRWYDAPAQPITVRLFDAIIRLVLGGQPLVESVGLAPFQSLTIDTNGSVDFCHQLKSAFNGAASTGHHVSRDPLDSLLLHPGVVARQIGAAALCETCNACPLRDICGGGLYAHRYKTGVGYRNPSVYCADLTVLITHIIHRVAENVLEHT